In the Brevinematales bacterium genome, one interval contains:
- a CDS encoding HAD hydrolase-like protein yields the protein METTKLYIIMEIDNVIYDFGNYYLKTVDYIGSFVNENFGLNKDEFLTFFIKKLTTKTFINNDYLFITYEVLKEHLKKQITFSSNNSKVSFINTLRMKFNQGRLKNLKFLNGALTLLKKLKDMGIIIIGFTNSPSRVTKQRIKLLDIDRYFDTIYALQDNFLNQNENNEDFEDTSVASIWYQAICNNVSSLICDIMEFPPTYQKPSKRGLQRIIEEEKIPTTNLIVFGNSVENDILPAKMLNLKTILFNTKIKIQNRNIISKFLKEMNAKSLRKILNLPKNEKLLKQIDKLITVTSLSDLLYFVENIRVKT from the coding sequence ATGGAAACTACAAAACTTTACATCATAATGGAAATCGATAATGTTATATATGACTTTGGAAACTACTACCTAAAAACAGTAGACTATATAGGGTCATTTGTAAACGAAAATTTTGGACTTAACAAAGATGAATTCCTAACATTTTTCATAAAAAAACTAACAACTAAAACATTCATAAACAACGATTACTTATTCATAACTTATGAAGTACTAAAAGAACACTTAAAAAAGCAAATCACTTTCAGCAGTAATAATTCAAAAGTATCGTTTATAAACACACTGCGAATGAAATTCAACCAAGGGCGATTAAAAAATCTTAAGTTTCTCAATGGAGCACTAACACTTCTAAAAAAACTCAAAGATATGGGAATAATCATAATAGGTTTTACAAACTCTCCATCAAGAGTCACAAAACAAAGAATAAAATTACTTGATATAGACAGGTACTTTGATACTATATATGCACTTCAAGATAACTTTCTAAATCAAAACGAAAACAATGAAGATTTTGAAGATACTTCAGTAGCAAGCATATGGTACCAAGCAATTTGTAATAATGTATCTTCTCTAATATGTGATATTATGGAATTTCCACCAACATACCAGAAACCATCAAAAAGAGGATTACAGAGAATAATAGAAGAAGAAAAGATACCAACTACAAACTTGATAGTCTTCGGAAATTCAGTAGAAAATGACATACTTCCAGCCAAAATGTTAAATCTAAAAACCATACTTTTTAACACCAAGATCAAAATACAGAATAGAAACATAATATCAAAGTTTTTAAAGGAAATGAACGCAAAAAGCTTAAGAAAAATCCTTAACTTACCTAAAAATGAAAAACTATTAAAGCAAATAGACAAACTAATAACAGTAACATCTCTATCAGACTTATTATACTTCGTTGAGAACATAAGAGTAAAAACATAA
- a CDS encoding polymer-forming cytoskeletal protein gives MADVRTTVYNTVIGENSFFEGRFMVNGSIRIDGKFEGEMLKVSQVTIGVKGKVKSNISAMSVIVEGILIGNIDAKVRVMLLPTSRVYGDITTPEIIIQQGVIFEGKIKIVQDRSISVRDEIERIYRGA, from the coding sequence ATGGCTGATGTTAGGACAACAGTTTATAATACAGTAATAGGTGAGAATTCCTTCTTTGAAGGAAGGTTTATGGTCAATGGTAGTATTAGGATTGATGGGAAATTTGAAGGTGAGATGTTGAAGGTATCTCAGGTAACTATAGGAGTTAAAGGTAAGGTCAAAAGTAATATATCTGCTATGAGTGTTATTGTGGAGGGTATTTTGATTGGTAATATAGATGCGAAGGTTAGAGTTATGCTTTTACCAACTAGTAGAGTTTATGGAGATATCACAACACCTGAAATAATAATCCAACAAGGTGTGATATTTGAAGGGAAGATTAAGATAGTTCAGGATAGAAGTATATCTGTTAGAGATGAAATAGAGAGAATATATAGAGGAGCATGA
- the amrB gene encoding AmmeMemoRadiSam system protein B, which produces MLDDGKSCRKPNYAGSFYPSEKFKLEEIIRNYIEESDIPKEVEEKKIIAIISPHAGYKYSGIVAAHSYKAIRNKSYDVAIILAPSHHFYLHFFIVDDRKYYQTPLGPLKVNKDITEFLRNKQGFEVSYKVQDEEHSLEVQLPFLHYISDGKIEIVPILYGEENRIFMTTMTEVLDEIFEKFKDLKILIVVSTDLSHYHPYKEAYIIDNRLIEILREKDFEAYISMLNQKKIEACGAGPLGTFLYMAKTKNKEINVLKLLNSGDTSGTKDYVVGYLSAIMY; this is translated from the coding sequence ATGTTAGATGATGGAAAAAGTTGTAGAAAACCAAATTATGCTGGATCTTTTTATCCATCTGAAAAATTTAAACTTGAAGAAATAATTAGAAACTACATAGAAGAATCAGATATACCGAAGGAAGTTGAAGAGAAAAAAATAATAGCAATAATATCGCCACACGCTGGTTATAAGTATTCAGGTATAGTAGCAGCTCACTCTTACAAAGCTATTAGAAATAAAAGCTATGATGTTGCAATAATACTTGCTCCAAGTCATCATTTCTATTTACACTTTTTCATAGTTGATGATAGGAAATATTATCAAACACCACTTGGCCCTCTAAAAGTTAACAAAGATATTACTGAATTTTTAAGAAACAAACAGGGATTTGAAGTATCCTATAAAGTCCAAGATGAAGAACACTCGCTAGAAGTACAACTACCATTTCTGCACTACATATCTGACGGTAAAATTGAAATAGTACCTATACTCTACGGTGAAGAAAACAGAATATTTATGACGACAATGACTGAAGTTCTAGACGAGATTTTCGAAAAATTTAAGGATCTAAAAATACTAATAGTTGTATCAACAGATTTATCACACTACCACCCATACAAAGAAGCATATATCATCGATAATAGATTAATAGAGATACTAAGAGAAAAAGATTTTGAAGCATACATAAGTATGCTAAACCAAAAGAAAATAGAAGCATGTGGTGCAGGCCCTCTCGGAACCTTCTTGTATATGGCAAAAACAAAAAACAAAGAGATAAACGTACTAAAGCTATTAAATTCTGGAGACACTAGCGGTACCAAAGACTATGTTGTAGGCTACCTATCAGCAATAATGTACTAA
- a CDS encoding iron-containing alcohol dehydrogenase, with the protein MKFISFSKTKILFDLSSLDDGVEAFDKYNRFLVLTGKNHLKFSDGYQKIEKFFYLLGKEYTIVSEITPNPTTELIDRIYEQVKAYEFDVIVAIGGGSVIDSAKGLSLKMSNPRVDIWDYAEGKETLQKAIPIIAVPTTAGTGSEVNKVAVLTNIQKIQKRSIKMDVLYPEYALIIPSMTLTMNRYLTGITAVDALSHAIECMVSKKSNFVTQSLSREAIRIIINNIFKVYNNGSNLEARRDMQFASVLSGLAIDISGVGLMHALEHPISARFPHISHGQGLAIVFKKVVEHSFLFAVDRYREVADAMGIKVKGNSDFSIMHTILDAIEYLLSYLDLNKRLSDFGVQKSDIKYLADDVVSYMTTSLSNSPYVPSRDSIEKIYKEVL; encoded by the coding sequence ATGAAATTTATTTCTTTTAGTAAGACTAAAATACTTTTTGATTTATCGAGTTTAGACGATGGAGTTGAGGCATTTGATAAGTATAATAGATTTTTGGTGCTTACTGGTAAAAATCACCTTAAGTTTTCAGATGGTTATCAGAAAATAGAGAAGTTTTTTTATTTACTTGGCAAAGAATACACTATTGTATCAGAGATTACTCCTAATCCTACTACTGAGCTTATCGATAGAATTTATGAACAAGTTAAGGCATATGAATTTGATGTAATAGTTGCGATTGGTGGTGGTAGTGTAATAGATAGTGCAAAAGGATTATCTCTTAAGATGTCTAATCCGAGAGTTGACATTTGGGATTATGCTGAAGGCAAAGAAACACTTCAAAAGGCCATACCCATAATTGCTGTGCCTACTACTGCTGGTACTGGTAGTGAGGTTAATAAAGTAGCCGTTTTAACAAATATTCAAAAAATTCAAAAACGATCTATAAAGATGGATGTTTTGTACCCAGAGTATGCTCTTATAATACCATCTATGACTTTAACAATGAATAGGTACTTGACAGGAATTACTGCTGTGGATGCTTTGTCTCATGCTATTGAATGTATGGTGAGTAAAAAGTCTAATTTTGTTACACAATCTCTTTCTAGAGAAGCTATAAGGATTATAATTAACAATATATTCAAAGTTTATAATAATGGTTCTAATCTAGAAGCTAGAAGAGATATGCAATTTGCTTCTGTTCTTTCTGGTCTTGCAATAGATATTAGCGGAGTAGGGCTTATGCATGCTCTTGAACATCCTATTAGTGCTAGATTCCCCCATATATCTCATGGTCAAGGGTTAGCAATAGTGTTTAAAAAAGTTGTGGAGCATAGTTTTCTTTTTGCTGTTGATAGATATAGAGAAGTAGCAGATGCTATGGGAATAAAAGTCAAAGGTAATAGCGACTTTTCTATAATGCACACAATACTTGATGCTATTGAATATTTACTTTCATATCTTGATCTAAACAAGAGGTTGTCGGATTTCGGGGTTCAAAAATCAGACATAAAGTATCTGGCTGATGATGTTGTGTCTTATATGACTACTTCTCTTAGCAATTCTCCTTATGTCCCTTCAAGGGATAGTATTGAGAAAATATACAAAGAAGTTTTGTAG